GGCAGTCCGGTTCCTGGGGTCCGGCTGCTCTTCCTGCTCGGGTCACCAGAGGGTGAGAGGGGGCCTGACCTAAGCTCCCTGGTGGCCTGGGAGAGTCGCCGCTACAGTGACCTGCTACTCTGGGACTTCCTCGACGTCCCCTTCAATCGGACGCTCAAAGACTTGCTGCTGCTGGCCTGGCTGGACCGACACTGCCCGGGCGTGAGCTTCGTCCTGCAGGCTCAGGATGACGCCTTCGTGCACACACGGGCCCTTCTGGACCACCTGCGGGCCCTGCCCCCTAGATGGGCCCAAAGCCTCTACCTGGGTGAGGTCTTTACCCAGGCCAGACCCCTGCGGAAGCCCAGAGGACCCTTCTACGTGCCTAGATCCTTCTTTAAAGGTGAATACCCGGCCTATGCCAGTGGCGGCGGCTATGTCATTGCTGGGCGCCTGGCACCCTGGCTGCTGCGGGCAGCGGCCCGTGTGGCCCCCTTCCCCTTCGACGATGTCTACACTGGCCTGTGCTTCCGGGCCCTGGGCCTGGCACCAAGGGACCACAAAGGCTTCCTCACAGCCTGGCCAGCAGACCGCACTGCTGAAGCCTGTGCTCTCCGGGACCTGCTGCTGCTGCGGCCCCTCAGCCCCCAGGGTAGCATTCGGctctggaaacagctgcaggaGCCTCAGCTCCAGTGCTGAGCCTGGCGGAGCTGAGGAGAGGAGGGCAGCACAGACCTGGCTCCTGTCTCTCACTCAGCCTCTCCTTCTGGGCCTCAGCGTGAAGGAGGAATTCTAGAACCGTGACTGCCTGAGCCCCTCCTAGGTCCTCCCGGGCCAGGGGACGGGGCAGCCGGAGGGAACAGACTGTTTGTGTCTACTTTTTGTGTTTGAAAAACACGCACTCCCCACTCTGAGGCCTGGAGTGGTCTTTGCGCCTGTGGGGCCCCAGAGTAgttgacagagcagagcccagctgCACCCCGGCATTCACActggacccctccccacccttacTGGGCAGGGCCAGCTCTGCCAGCCTCATGGTCACTTTGCTGAATGGCAGTCTTGTCCCATCTAGGGGAGAACAAGAGACCATCTCTGgaggaccccacccccaccctgtctgCGGATACGGACCCTCCGCTTGCTAAAGTTTCCGGGGGAAGTAGATATCTCAACGGCCTGGCCTTCTTTAGAGTGGAGAAACAAGGTCCCAAACTAGTCATGCTGggctctcctcccacctcccaaacTCCAGGAAACAGACCAGCAGTggcacagagccaaacacagaGTTTATTGGCCACCTGCTGACCACCTCTCACTTTGAGGGAGTGACTTCCACAGGCTGACCCACCACGCCCACCCAGAGGGACTTCTAGTCCTGGAGGCGTCCTGGCCCAGCCCCTGGGAGAAGGCACTGTAACAGGCGAGGAGGGGGCTgacggagccccccccccccccacccagggtaACAGCCTGGAGGAGTGGAGATGGTTGGCTGGAGTCCTGGCCCCAGTATTTCAGAGGGGGCTGGCTGGGGAAGCAGGGTGGCATCCTGCAGCTCCCTGGGCACCCCCCAGAATGGGGCTGCCCCTCAGGGGAgttgaggtgggtgggggtgggctggggcaaGCGGGCCTCACTTCTCGAAGTGGTCCAGGGGGTAGTGCTCGCCGTAGGCCTGGAGGTGCCGGGCCAGGGACTCCTGCTGCTTGCGAAGCTGGGCCGGCATCTCCTGGTACACGTCAGAGAAGAGCAGGTTGGGGTTGGGTTTCGGCTTCCGCTCCGCCTGCTCAAAGGCCTCCATCACCTGTGGAGGGACGTGGGACAGTAGACAGGCAGCCGGCTCCCCACCCCCGACCTGTGGGACCCCATTGAGGGGTCAACCCCCCCTGAGCTGCTGCCTTCCCATCTGGACGACAGAGGAGATGAAGACCCAACAGTGCTAAGAACCAGCAGCCAGATCAACATCCCCCAACCCCGGCCTCCCCTCCCCGGCAAGACCAGGCACTGCACGAGGTACAGGAATCGGTTCAGCCTCTTGGCACAGGCAGAGCCAGGCAGTAGGCGGCTCAGAGGGGAGGGAACCAAGGCATGGAGAAGAGGGGGGATGCCACGACAATGTCCTCAGGGCCCGGGCCAGGGTCTGCCCTTACCACTGGGCACACAGCCCTGGCCCCAGACACCCAGGCCGAGGAGGGCGGCACTTGGACCCGAGTGGGACGCTCACAGTGCACAGGGATTAAGTCACCTAATCTTCATCACCCTCTGACAGCGACACCCCCGTGTCGCTCTTCAGATAGGAGGGTGTGGAGGGCAGGCATCATACCAAGGACACAGCAGAAACGCATGTGCCCAGGCAGCCTGACGCCACAGGCCACGCTTAGAGACATCCCTGGAGCTGTCCCCAAGTCTCCCGGTTCAATGTCCCCCAAACCCAGCCTCTCCATCCCTCCAGAGTTcttcacccaggcaccaccccagaacatccccctgccccccacaccggGGCCTGGGTTCCAACAGAGGGGGGGTCCCCACCTTCTTGCGGGACTGCTTTCTCCAGGCCTTCTCCTGCTCGTCGTCCCACCAGCCTCGGCCCTGCAGGTAGTGCCGCAGCCGGGAGATGGGGTGGTCCTGCTTGTCCCAGTAATTGACCTCGTCCACCGAGCGGTAGGCCGAGCTGTCGTCACTGGTGCTGTGGTGCCCGATCCTGCCAGCGGGAGGGAGCCCAGGGTCAGGTTGAAGCCCCCTGGTGTGGGTtcaggagggaggggggcggacTAGGGGAGAAGGGCCGGCACCGGAACAAAGGCAAGGACGGGGAGCCAGTGTGGGTGATGGGGTCATGCTCTGGAGACAGTGACCAGTGCAGGGCAGATGCTGTCAAGGCAGCGAGGAGGACAGGAGGCAGGCACCTGTAGGTCATGGCCTCAATGAGGAAGGGCTGGTTCTCAGCCACGGCCCGCCGCCGGGCCTCCTTGGTGGCGTTGTACACGGCAAACACATCGTTGCCGTCCACGCGGATGGACATGATGCCGTAGCCCGGGCCTCGAGCAGCTGTAGGGACAGAGGCAGGTCAGGCCCCAGGGTTCAGATgaacagagtggggaggggggaggaaggagaggggagcaaGCAAAACAGCGTCCCTGTGACCACCCTTGTGCCAGACTCCACAGGGAAAGgactgggtggtggggggggagcatGAGAGCAGGTGGGGGCGCAGCTCACAGGCCCATACCGATGCCGTCCCCGCGGTACTGCTCAGAGGTGGGCGTGGAGATGGCATAGCCGTTGTTCCGGCAGAAGAAGATGACCGGGCACTCGAGGGTGGCGGCGAAGTTGAAGCCGGCGTGGGCATCCCCCTCGCTGGCCGCCCCCTCCCCGAAGTAACAGATGACCACTCTGTTGGCGTTGGCACGCTTGGCCGCATAGGCCGCCCCCACCgctgcagggggagagggggctgaGCAGGGGCAGAGCCACACACTCCCCCCACCAGGCTCTGGCCTCTCAGCCGATGGCCGCCCTGTCCTTCCACTTGGGCGGCCTCCTCTCTGACTCCTAGATGTGCCATTACCCACACCACTGCCCCCTTCAAAACACAGCTAGAATCTGACCCCTTCCCACCTGTTCAGGGCAGAATGCCCACCCAGTCACCTCTTGCAGCCTCCCGGCAGCCTCCTCACTggcgcccccaccccaccgctgGCTCCCACCTGCTCTTCTGGGGCAGCCAGAGGTCAGTTAAAATGTGAACCAGGCTGACATTCCACCCCAGAGACTCTCTCTCGCCCTGCCCCCTGCGGCTCCCCTTCCGCTCCAGGCAAAAGTCAAAGGCCCAGATTCCCCTAGATCTGCACCCTCCCCGCAGGTCCCCAGCCCCTCCAGACCTCTCTTACACCTGCCCTGCGAGCAAGCAGGCCGTCCAGCAGGCACTTGCCTCAAGATCCCACATGGctcccttccccctacccccaccgcAGTCTGTGCTGAAATGTCACCTCTGATGCAACCCAGGCCTTCCTCCCTCACACCTACTCCCTCTGGCTTTAGTTGTCCCTGCGGGACTCCTCACCCGATGCACTTCTCGTGCTACTCCTTCGTGCTTACTGTTTGTCTCCTTTCCTCTACCCTGGTGTCAGCCCCAGCGGGACTGAGGTTTCTGTCTCTGGCTCACTGTGCCTAGAATGGTGCCCACGTAGCAGAGACTTCCTACGTGTGGCCGCTGGGCGGCTTAACAGTACTCAAATGGAAGGTAAGGGCCAGGGCCCAGCCTTACGGAAACCCTGCCCACCTGGAGGGAACGCGCCACCTCCTCTCACAGAGCCACTCTGCCCACTTCCCACTCGCGCTCCTCACACAGAGCACCAGGAGCCAACACATCTGGACGGGTCTGCCAACCAGCCCACTGCTAAGCCCCACTGACACACCAACGCGTGTATCTTGGCCACCTCGGAGCAGAGAGCCGCGGCCTAGCCTGGCCCTCGGCCAGACTGTAGGGTCCAGAGGGCAGGGAGCGAGGCTGGGTCCCATGGTCTCTGTGCTGTGTGGGTGCAGGCCTGGCCCCTGAGGGGTCTGCTTCTCAGCTGTCACCTTTGACAAAAGCAACTCGGATCACTCTAGGCACCATGGGCCTCCAGAGTAAGCTTCAGGAGAGTCAGGCTCGGAGGAGTgaggcagagcagggctggggtcAAGAACCCAGCTCTGGCGCCACAGATCCCCACTCGGGAGTCCCTGCTCTTCTCGCTACCTGCCAGATGATGCTTTGGCAGGAAGCTGGTGCCCACTCAGTCACACCGTGTTGTTTGTTGCTGAGCGGACAAACGGGACAGGCACACGTTTGGGGAATCAAGAGGGTGGTGGCCATGCCAGCTCAAACCTGCCAAACGGGAGCCCTCCTCTGAAGACAACCAGATGAAGAGTATCTGGAAAGTCTGCAGCCCGGACCAGCGCTTCGACCCCAGCACCAACCGGAAGGCCGCCCACAAGGGCTGCAGAAGGGCTGGGGCTTGCACAGGGGTCCGACGCTGGTCTGTGCGTACCAGGCCCGGGCCAAGTCCTCACCCTGCGGGATCTGCGTGGCCAGCGGAGAGGAGATGGTGACGAAGTGGCGCTCCTTGCAGCCATAGTGCACGGGCATCTGGCGCCCCTTGCCCAGGTCGCTCGCGTTGCCATAGCACTGGGCCATGAACAGCTCCAGGGGGTAGTCCCGGTACATTAGCACACCTGGCGAGGAGGAGGCCGTGTGAGCCtgcaggcggggtggggggcagaccgGCCCTTCCTGCCCGGTCTCCTGCTCCCTATAAAGACAGTCAGGGAAATGGattcaagcaggggaggcagagtcGAATGCTCATGGGGACCAGGCAGGTGAGCGGACAAAAAAGCACAGGCCTGTCCCAAAAGGGAGGCCACTGTTCTGACCATCTGACTACTGCTCAGGGAAGCCAGATGGCCCAGCTCTTCAAAAGAAGGCAAAATCTGgcttacgttttttttttttttttaaggagaaactACCTGATTTTTATGTTTCAACTAATAAAATTACTTGATAAATTGTCATACGAACCAAATAATACTATTTGTCACACTAGGTCACAACTTCTGAACTAAAGAGCCAATACTCAAACATGTTTATGGCTGTAAAATCCTTTCTTCCAACAAAACCTCACCACCAAACGGAACCGCTCTGGGTGAAGGGGGCCTTGACTGCTAACTCAGAGGACAGGAGCGGGTGGAGATGGCCCTGGGATGAGCAACGACCCACTCTGGCGCCTGAAAAGGGGAATGATTGTCACACCCACACCTGAGGGGCAGCCCTGGGGATCAAGGACCTCCCTGGAAGCACCCAGAACCTGAGCATTACAGAGTAGAGGTGGTACATGCATTTCCGAATCTTTTTCTTTACTGCAGAACCCTTTCTTCGTCTGACAACTTACTGGGGATCACATACCATGGGAGTCACATTTTGTGCAGCGTTAAGCACACCTTCCCCAAATAACTGCCACGTGAATATTTGGGGCCAAGTGCCTTTATTCGGAGCACTTTTCAGGCATTAACTTGATCGATCCTCCCGACAACCCTCCGAGGGAAGTGGGATTATtctccccatttacagatgaggacactgaggtagGCAGAACTCCCATAACCGGCGGGCTGGAGCGCCAGTATGGCACACGGCTCACacttcagcacggagcctgaggaAGGGCGCCAGGGGGCTTGTCTGTTTATCTGCTAACGGGGAGCCACCGTCGAGACACGGTGAGTGTGGCCCGGACAACCAGCTCTGCAAGTACGCCCCCCAAAATGAGAGTTGGGGTGAGGGTATTTGGGAAGACTTCAGCCTTCACCTTTCACATAACTGGATGTGGGATTCTGTCACACAACACAAATTCACACCCAGTGTGGCCACGCTGTACCTAAAACAGATCAAAGAGGAGGTGCTCTGCTGAAGCAGAAAAAGGGGGCTGTGTGTGGCGGGGGGCTTCCCCACAGCGTGGTCCAGGGTCCACAGTCCACCCCGGGAGCACGCGCGGTCTGGGGCAGGAGCCGGCGGGAAGTGCGAATCCACATTCCTGGGCCCAGGTGGTTCCGCACCAGGAAACCCCAGGTCCAGTGGCAGTTACTGCGCTAGACCGACACGTGCCGCCTCTAAGATCCTTTTTATGAGCCCAGTGCCACGGTCCGCACACCACACGCACCCTTGGTTTATACCAGACAGCCCTGCGTGGACAGCACCACGGGGGGCAGCGCCGGGGCGGAGGAGCGAGGGCTGACTCCGGGAgacccctgctcccctcctcagGAGGCGTGTGGCCTGGGCACGGGGACTCAGCCTCTTCGGCTTCCTACGCCCTGGCACAGACAGGAAACACGGCTGCCGGGGGACTCCTTCCTGCAGTGGGGTCGGGGCAGGTGAAATGAGGTCGAGCCTCCACTGCTTCCCGCACGTGGAACAGCACCTTGGCCTTTAAGACCCCAGTGAGTGTCAGCTATTGTTGTGAGCATCCTCgttctccccacctccaggtgGGGACTGAGAGAGGCAGGACCGGGTGCAGGTCTGtgtggctccctccccactgaGCACGCACCCCCTGCCGCTGTCCAGGCGGGACCTTCCTCAGGGGCCTCACCCCGTGAGGGTGCTTCACAACCTCATCTCTCCGCTCCTTCCGTCCTGTCACTCACTCGCTCAGAAGGGCGCCAGCTCCTGGCTGGCACTTCCAggccctcccctctgctctgctccctgaaggacacagagcctggagaggCCAAGAGAGTCCCGTGCTGTGGACAGGGGTCCCTGTGCATGTCCACCTGTAGCCAGGCCGCCCTCACTGCACACTGCTTGTATCCCTCAGGGCAGGGGTGGCAGTACCGTCATTAACTCCGCCTTGGAGACCAGAAAATGGAGGCTCCCAGAAGAGAAGCAACTTGCCCCAAATCTGCTAGCTGGTAACCAGCAGAGCACGGAGCGGTCGGGAGCACGGGCTCTTCACTACAACACTGCCTGGACTCCAGACAGCCCCACAAACTCCTGCCCCTGGCTTGGCTCATTCCTGCTCAGAAAGCTCTTCCTCCAGCTCCTTAGACCTCCCTGGCATCACGCTGCTCCTGGAAGAGCACACAGGGCAGCTAACGTGGGCCTCGCCTTCCCACCGGGAGGGACTGGGCCTGACTCGCCTCCATGGGGACCCCAGACCCAGGGCCCCAGCATCTGCTCCGCAGGGCAGACATACCTGCCTCCCGGTACTGGCCAAACACCAGGTCCGTGCTGTCCAGCGCTGCCGCACTCCCCACATGTGTCCCCTCCTCGCCATAGTTGGTCATGTAGAAGGAGATCCGGCCCTGGGGGTGCAGGAGGGCCCGGAGGCCCGGGCTCAGTTATGCTGGGCAATGACAAGGAACCATCCAGATAACTGACCAACTTCTGGAGACTTCATTAATCACCACACACTTCCTGGGCCAGGACAGGTCAGAGTTCCTGTCTTCCTGGAGGGACTGCCAGACTGCTTGAAGCCAGAGCAACAGGGCCATGCGATAGGAGGCCAAGCCGGTTGTCTGGCTCACCACAGAGGGGCCTCAGGGTCAAATGCCTGAGCCGAGCAAAGGTGAggtttccaggcagagggaacagtaaaGGCCATGAGGCCAGAATGGCTGGGGCAGaaagtgggaggggtggggacagaccAACAGGGAGAGGCAGTGCCCAGGACCATAGTGAATGATCCGCATCCTGGACTTTACCCTGAGAACTGTACCCACGGTTCTTCTCAAGGGAGCAACATTTTAGAAAGGTCTCTCTGGCTGCCATGTGGAAAACGGATGGTGGAGACAGGACGGAGTGCAGCCAGCCAGGCCAGAGGGGGCGGTGgcccgggaggggcagggggcaggcagaggagctGCTGGGCGAGCCTTAAGAAGCAGAGTCAGAGTGCCAGGGAGCGACAGACCCTACAGGCTGGCCACACCGATGCCCTGGCCGGCTCCTTTCTCCTGGGCCCCCCAACCCTAGAGCCTGGAAAAGCCAGGTTCCCAATCTCCCCTACAGAGGTGGCCACGGGACACAGATCTAGCCAGAGACTTAAGGAGAAGTCTGCTTTTGCTTTCTCGACAAAAGGGCCCACGGGAGCTAGAGCCAGGCCTTCTTCCCGCCCTGCACATGGCCATGAGGCCAGACCTGTGGCAGCCGTCTTGCGAAAATGAGGCAGTAAGTGCAGAATGAAAGCCAACTCGCCCACGATGGGAGAGCAGAAAGGTAGGAAGTCTGGCTTCCTGACACAGTGCTGAGCAGCAGAATGGATTTCTAGGGTAAATGAGACAGGAGAAAGTGATGGcggggtggagagaaaggagcagggagagatgCAGGTCTCTGGTTTGGGCAAATGGTGGGTGGCGGCAACCTCCACTGAGAAATGGCCTGAGGGAGGAAGATGCCGAGGTCATGTCTGGACAGGCTGAATTTGGTGTGGGACATCCCAGGCAGGAAGCCAAGTAGATCTGGGGCTACGAGGTAGAGTCTGGCTGGCGATCTGGGGCACCCCTGGCACACAGACAGAACTGAGCTCCCCAGGACCACGTGTTAAGTGAAAGAGCTCGTGCCGGGACGCGAGGGATGGCCACCGCCCAGTCCTCATGCGTTCTGCAGGCCTGGCTTCCTGTCATGGCGGGAGAATAGATGAATAGTGCTAGTGCTTTCTTCTAAGTGGGGAGCCAATTAAAAGTTAATGGGCCTCCCAGAGCCAAGTGGGCAGATGCTGGGTGCTGAAGGCCTGGGAGGGCTGTCAAGGGTGGTGTGGGGAGGAGCCTGCGCACCCTCCCATCCAGGAAAACAGGGCCTGGTGAGTGGCAGAGGTCGCTGGTTGCCTACCCAGTATCCTATCCCTCTTCCTGTTTGTTAACAGAGATCTCATTCCACAGGCAGCAACCGCCCAGATGAAGAGACCACAGTGTGGCCTCCTTGCAGCTGAGAGCCACCTATGCAGTGTCAGATGCTACTGGGTGGGGCTGCCTGCAAAGTTCCAGAAAGGTGGGTATGGGAAGACAGCTGAGATACGCCACGTCTGACCTGTCACTTTCCTTCCACTTCCTGCCTAGAACAAGGTGGGATGGAGGGAGCTCCAGTGGCTACTTGGATCATGAAGGGCCCTAGAAGCCAAAGCTGGGTATCCAGTGACATCATGGTGCCACCATACCAGCCCCAGACCACCTATTTTTAGACTTCTTTGATGCAAGATGGAAAACCTAGCAATCTGTTTAAACtactgcatttgtttttgttgggactggggtgggaggggcatggGGAGGTCTGGTACTTACAGCTCAACGGAAGCCTAGCTAGCACAAGCTGAGCCTTGACGGATGAGTTGATCTTACTGAGGCCTTCTCTGTGGCAGTCAATGGCCAAGGGGCTTTATGCGCTGGGCCTCACAGAAGTGAGGATTGATAGCCCCAACCTCGCCATCCCCCCTTTTTAATGTActgaagaaactaaggcaaagacaagaaaaatctcctgcccaaagtcacacctCTGATTGGACCCACATCCACTGGATTCCAAAGCCCCTGTTTATGTAGCCCACACAGGCATGAAGGGACCCAGGCACgttgaggcaggggagggatggcCTGGCCCGGCGGTAAGGCTgtggagaggggagcagagagggagcgaGGCCACAGTGGAACAGGAAGGGCCAGACCTGACCCTGTGGGCTGGGGGAGCCCAGGGAAGTTTCCGGGCAGGTTTCAGGGCAAAGGTACTTACTACTCTGCCTTGGAGAACCCATACCCAGTGCCCTGTgagtgggagagtgggagagTCTGCTCGGTCCTGTCCTACAGAACAGTGGGCCTTATGCTTTAGTCCACAGGGGGATGGCCTGGGGGCTTAACATAAATGCAGGCTCTCAAGCCCACCCCTACCCTTGACCCAGCACAAAGGCCCACCACCCACCATTCTTCTCCCCCTTTCCAACAGGAACCCCAGAGCCCTGGGAAGGATGGATTCCACTGCTCTCTTCACTTGGTTCCTGGGGATGAGAGCATGGTCCTCCTGGCTGGGGACTGGTTGAAGGCAGGGTCTGTGACCAAAGCCCGGACAGTGAGCAttggccctggacttttgctGGGACATTAGGGAGCAGACACTCTCTTTCCACTGCTCAGCAGAGAGGATAATCATTGTGAGGCTGACAGGGTTATGATAAACAGGATTATGATATGCGAtaaagctaatatttactgagtgctggCTGAACGTCAGTTTCACTCTTTTTAAGGCCATCACATGTGCCACTGTCAATCCTTAAGCCAATGGCATGAAGTACAGACGAGAAAACTGAAGACCTGACAGATTAAGCAACTTTCCCAGGGCCGCAGAGCCACAGAGTGACAGATGAAGACGTTGGTTGCACAGTCCTGCTCCAGAGCCCACCCCCTGATCCCTTCTCTGCCACTTCTCCTCAAGCCTAAACCTTCAGAAACGACTGCTGCCTAATAATGAAGGAAGCCAGGGTGAAAGAGAGTAGAAAAGACActgggagaaaagaaatgggtCTGAGAACATCGAGGCCCCTGGATCCAGCTGTGCCTGAAACCAGACCTTCTGAACTTGGAAATTATTTGAGTCAATAAATTGCCTCTTTGTTAACACTGCTTTGATTGGGTCTCTGCCCACTGACACAAACACTGCTGAGGCTCACGGCACATCTGACACAGGCaaaccaggaagcacagagggtcACCCTGTTTCTCAGGGCTGTGAGCTCCCAAGGGGAAGGCCCATCAGGTACTCTCTTGGCACAGCCAGGCCACCAGCCAGGTGCACAGGAGGTATTTTTAGTGATCTGGTCCATCCTTCTGCCCGTGGGCAGCACCCTTCCCACACTCTCCCTCCAGAACACCAAGAGAGAACCCCAACAACTTTAAGGACTCCAAGACAAAGGATCTCCATTCTACCCTCTCCTCCTTGGGAGTTATCTTCTGGCCCGAACACAGGCAGGGCGACCTCAGGTAATTCcaagcctccctccccagcctgtctCCACGCACCTGCCGCTGGGACTCGTAGAGGATGCGGTCCATGGTGTTGAGCAGAGTCATGCTCTTGTAGAACTTGAGCACCGTCTCCTGGGGCAGCTGCAGGTGGAGGCACAGACAGATGTAGGCCAGGTGGGACCAGAGAGGAGATGGACAAGGGGCCTGGGTGTGGGAGGcacagggtgggaaggagggggcctCTCACGTGGGGATCCTCGCTGGGGTTGATGATCTGGCCCTGCCGGTCCATGACACGATAGACGGGGATCCCAGAGATGACATTGGGCTGGATGAATTCTAGCTTGTCTACAAACTCCGCCGAGGCCCCAGGGAACTGGGGCTTGTCATCCAGGGATGGAAAGTGCTGCTGCTCCTGCctctgggggtgctggggagagaggagggtgagggtgagggtgagggtgagggtggggagacCCATGTCAGGAGCAGCAGAGGTTCCCCTGGCTCAACCTCATAGAGGCAGGCAGTATGGGCAGGCCCCAGAGGACCCTGGGGCCTGATGCACAGGGtacagatcccagctctgccactttctcgatgtatgaccttgggcaagttactagaACTTCTTTATgtctcagttcctcatctgtaaaactggggcGAAAATAACATCTAACCCACAGGGTAGTTGTAAACACTAAATGGTCCAATAAAGTAGCAGGCAGATCAAGAACTGGCAGCTGTTACATCAGAGGCCCAGACGTTTCaccctggcattcaaggcctccCCAGACTGGACAGATATACCCTCTCTCAATCTCCCACCGCCATCGCAGGCATCGCAGGCACACCCTCCCCCAGCACCCTTGAATCAGCCAGACAGGCTCTTCGCTGACCCTGTACAAGCAGGCAGCCACCCAGAATTGAGTAAGTCTGTGAGCTCTGAAGTGTcagcctgcctgggttcaaaccctttGCTGGGTGACCACAGGAAAGCGACTTCCCTTTTgcacctctctcccttcccatctgtaaaagggaggCGACCTCACAGACATGTCGTGAGGCTCAGGTGAGATCATGCACATGAAACAGTACTTGCATACTTGTAAGTCGTACAGCAAACACTCAGACAAGTATGGATTATCACTTCGACCGCCACATGACTACACTTGGCTCTTTACTAGaatgtctccccacccccgccgcctgCCAACTTCCATGCTTCAGTGGCCTCTCCATTCCAGTCCTAACCCCCACCCTCCAGGCCCAGActgactcattcaacaaatatttgagcacCTGCTTTGTTCCAAGCCCTGTGCTAGGTTTGGGGGACCTTAGAGAAGTCAGACATCTGTCACTGCTGCCCAGCAGGGAAGACAGCTGTGAACAAGTACAGCTGAGGCTGAGTCGTATTCGCCCAGGAGAAGCCTTGAGTGCGGCAGAATGGAAAGGAGccaggcttctctgaggaagcaGCATGAAAGCAGGAGAGCTGGAGGACAGCTAGGAGTCAGGGCAAGAGCACCAGAGGCCGGGGGCACAGAACACGCAAAAGGCAGGACGTGAGGGATGGCCTGTCACTTGCGTGTCGCTTGCGGAACCTAGAAGGAGTTCAGAGTGGCTGGTGGGGGGCGTACCACCTCCTCAGCGGGCTGGGAAGGGCCTGGAAAAGGCCATGAGAAGCCTCAGGCACTGCAGGGTGAGAGCCCACCCCACTTCTCAGCTCTGGAGCTGGGCAGCCATGAACTGGTCTCTCGTCTTGGTGCTGCTCCCCTTTATCAAGCACCTGCGGGCTGCCAGCTGAGCTCTGTGCCCACAATCTCACTGAGCCCTCAGCGCATGTCTGAGGCAGAGACGCTCTGCCGTGGCCCTTGAGGACTGAGGAAGCGGAGATACTGAAGGAGGTAAAATCACCTGCACCAGAGCTAAAAGTGGGTAAGTCAAGACTGGGCTTCCATCCCAGGCGGGGCAGGCATTCAGACCCCCAAGCCACGCTCCTAACCCAACAGCCACAGCTGACCCGGTTTCCACCATCTACAGCTCACTTCCCGTGACCGCTAGCGATTGTGGCTTCACCTCCAAGAGGAGCCAGACAAGAATGACCCAGTTTGCCATGCGCTGGATCTCACACGTGTGCACCCAAGTGtgtcccccactcc
The sequence above is a segment of the Leopardus geoffroyi isolate Oge1 chromosome E2, O.geoffroyi_Oge1_pat1.0, whole genome shotgun sequence genome. Coding sequences within it:
- the B3GNT8 gene encoding UDP-GlcNAc:betaGal beta-1,3-N-acetylglucosaminyltransferase 8 produces the protein MRCPKCLLCLSALLTLLGLKVYIEWTSESWLSKAYRGPQGTPLGPTPATPEPTLPANLSARLGQTSPLLSAYWNQQQWRLGSLPSGDSAEAGGCRAWGAAAAAEIPDFASYPKDLRRFLLSAACRNFPQWLPRSGGGQVANCSGTDVPYLLLAIKSEPGRFAERQAVRETWGSPVPGVRLLFLLGSPEGERGPDLSSLVAWESRRYSDLLLWDFLDVPFNRTLKDLLLLAWLDRHCPGVSFVLQAQDDAFVHTRALLDHLRALPPRWAQSLYLGEVFTQARPLRKPRGPFYVPRSFFKGEYPAYASGGGYVIAGRLAPWLLRAAARVAPFPFDDVYTGLCFRALGLAPRDHKGFLTAWPADRTAEACALRDLLLLRPLSPQGSIRLWKQLQEPQLQC
- the BCKDHA gene encoding 2-oxoisovalerate dehydrogenase subunit alpha, mitochondrial isoform X2, which codes for MAVAAAAAKLRGSGRGLGQAGVLLLRRLGARGLARYHPQRQEQQHFPSLDDKPQFPGASAEFVDKLEFIQPNVISGIPVYRVMDRQGQIINPSEDPHLPQETVLKFYKSMTLLNTMDRILYESQRQGRISFYMTNYGEEGTHVGSAAALDSTDLVFGQYREAGVLMYRDYPLELFMAQCYGNASDLGKGRQMPVHYGCKERHFVTISSPLATQIPQAVGAAYAAKRANANRVVICYFGEGAASEGDAHAGFNFAATLECPVIFFCRNNGYAISTPTSEQYRGDGIAARGPGYGIMSIRVDGNDVFAVYNATKEARRRAVAENQPFLIEAMTYRIGHHSTSDDSSAYRSVDEVNYWDKQDHPISRLRHYLQGRGWWDDEQEKAWRKQSRKKVMEAFEQAERKPKPNPNLLFSDVYQEMPAQLRKQQESLARHLQAYGEHYPLDHFEK
- the BCKDHA gene encoding 2-oxoisovalerate dehydrogenase subunit alpha, mitochondrial isoform X1; protein product: MAVAAAAAKLRGSGRGLGQAGVLLLRRLGARGLARYHPQRQEQQHFPSLDDKPQFPGASAEFVDKLEFIQPNVISGIPVYRVMDRQGQIINPSEDPHVRGPLLPTLCLPHPGPLSISSLVPPGLHLSVPPPAAAPGDGAQVLQEHDSAQHHGPHPLRVPAAGPDLLLHDQLWRGGDTCGECGSAGQHGPGVWPVPGGREQETGQEGPVCPPPRLQAHTASSSPGVLMYRDYPLELFMAQCYGNASDLGKGRQMPVHYGCKERHFVTISSPLATQIPQAVGAAYAAKRANANRVVICYFGEGAASEGDAHAGFNFAATLECPVIFFCRNNGYAISTPTSEQYRGDGIAARGPGYGIMSIRVDGNDVFAVYNATKEARRRAVAENQPFLIEAMTYRIGHHSTSDDSSAYRSVDEVNYWDKQDHPISRLRHYLQGRGWWDDEQEKAWRKQSRKKVMEAFEQAERKPKPNPNLLFSDVYQEMPAQLRKQQESLARHLQAYGEHYPLDHFEK